The Agelaius phoeniceus isolate bAgePho1 chromosome 4, bAgePho1.hap1, whole genome shotgun sequence genome includes a region encoding these proteins:
- the LOC129120209 gene encoding growth-regulated alpha protein-like: MRLLPALALALLLLLSSSVPVGGLSLESLLTNMRCKCIKSTAHVINLGLILTIHVTPPGIYCRRKEVILTLKKNRQVCVTPEAPWIQLLIHKLMQRNGIKKALPRLRREAPCCRTPWRPPTPSLPLATSQESMVMNPSWDRNDTAPLP; the protein is encoded by the exons AtgcggctgctcccagccctggctctggccctgctcctgctcctgagcagctcGGTGCCAGTGGGCG gtcTGTCGCTGGAGAGCCTGCTGACCAACATGAGGTGCAAGTGCATCAAATCCACCGCCCACGTCATCAACCTGGGGCTGATCCTCACCATCCACGTTACCCCGCCGGGCATTtactgcaggaggaaggaggtCAT CCTCACCCTGAAGAAGAACAGGCAGGTGTGCGTGACCCCTGAGGCGCCCTGGATCCAGCTGCTCATCCACAAGCTGATGCAGAG GAATGGCATCAAAAAAGCACTGCCACGGCTGCGGCGTGAGGCACCATGCTGCCGGACCCCTTGGAGACCCCCCACTCCATCCCTCCCACTGGCCACATCCCAGGAATCCATGGTTATGAATCCCTCGTGGGACAGGAATGACACAGCCCCCCTGCCCTGA
- the CNOT6L gene encoding CCR4-NOT transcription complex subunit 6-like, translated as MPKEKYDPPDPRRIYTIMSAEEVANGKKSHWAELEISGRVRSLSTSLWSLTHLTALHLNDNNLTRIPPDIAKLHNLVYLDLSSNKLRSLPAELGNMVSLRELLLNNNLLRVLPYELGRLFQLQTLGLKGNPLSQDILSLYQDPDGTRKLLNYMLDNLAVHPEQLPPRPWITLKERDQILPSASFTVMCYNVLCDKYATRQLYGYCPSWALNWEYRKKGIMEEIVNCDADIISLQEVETEQYFTLFLPALKERGYDGFFSPKSRAKIMSEQEKKHVDGCAIFFKTEKFTLVQKHTVEFNQVAMANSEGSEAMLNRVMTKDNIGVAVVLEVHKELFGASMKSLHVDKQLLIVANAHMHWDPEYSDVKLIQTMMFVSELKNILEKASSRPSSPTADPNSIPLVLCADLNSLPDSGVVEYLSNGIVADNHKDFKELRYNECLMNFSGNGKNGASEGRITHGFQLKSAYENNLMPYTNYTFDFKGVIDYIFYSNTHMNVLGVLGPLDPQWLVDNNITGCPHPHIPSDHFSLLTQLELQPPLLPLVNGVHLPSRR; from the exons ATGCCAAAGGAAAAATATGATCCTCCAGATCCTCGCAGAATTTACACCATCATGTCGGCGGAAGAGGTGGCCAACGGGAAGAAGTCGCACTGGGCTGAACTAGAGATCTCGG GGAGAGTGCGGAGCTTAAGCACGTCGCTGTGGTCGCTGACACACCTGACTGCTCTGCACCTCAATGACAACAACCTTACTCGCATTCCACCTGATATTGCCAAGCTTCACAATCTGGTTTACCTGGATCTGTCATCCAACAAACTCAGAAGTTTACCAGCAGAACTAGGAAACATGGTGTCTCTCAG GGAATTGCTTTTAAATAACAATCTGTTACGGGTTTTGCCTTATGAACTTGGACGGCTCTTCCAGCTGCAAACCCTGGGTTTGAAAG GCAATCCTTTATCCCAAGATATTCTCAGCCTCTACCAGGATCCAGACGGAACCCGAAAGCTACTGAACTACATGCTTGACAATCTAGCAG ttcacccagagcagctgcctccAAGGCCATGGATTACTTTAAAAGAACGAGACCAAATTCTGCCCTCAG CTTCATTTACAGTCATGTGTTACAATGTGTTGTGTGATAAATACGCCACCCGGCAGCTGTATGGCTACTGCCCGTCCTGGGCACTCAATTGGGAGTACAGGAAAAAGGGAATCATGGAAGAAATCGTCAACTGTGATGCAGACATCATCAGTCTTCAG GAAGTGGAAACGGAGCAATACTTCACCCTTTTCCTGCCAGCCCTGAAAGAACGGGGATACGACGGATTCTTTTCTCCAAAGTCACGTGCCAAAATCATGTCggagcaggagaaaaagcatGTAGACGGCTGCGCCATAttcttcaaaacagaaaa GTTCACTCTGGTGCAGAAGCACACGGTGGAGTTCAACCAGGTGGCCATGGCCAACTCGGAGGGCTCAGAAGCCATGTTGAACAGAGTGATGACCAAGGACAACATCGGGGTTGCCGTGGTGTTGGAGGTGCACAAGGAATTATTTGGAGCAA GTATGAAATCGCTTCACGTGGACAAGCAGCTGCTCATTGTGGCCAATGCCCACATGCACTGGGACCCCGAATACTCAGATGTGAAACTCATCCAGACCATGATGTTCGTCTCAGAACTGAAAAACATCCTGGAGAAAGCCTCGAGCAGGCCCAGTAGCCCAACAGCAGATCCCAACTCTATCCCTCTGGTGCTGTGTGCGGATCTCAACTCACTGCCTGACTCAG GTGTAGTGGAATACCTGAGCAATGGCATCGTAGCTGACAACCACAAGGACTTCAAGGAGCTGCGTTACAACGAGTGTCTGATGAACTTCAGCGGCAACGGCAAGAACGGAGCCTCGGAGGGCAGGATCACGCACGGCTTCCAGCTCAAGAGCGCCTACGAGAACAACCTGATGCCTTACACCAATTACACTTTCGACTTCAAA GGTGTGATTGACTACATTTTCTACTCCAACACTCACATGAACgtgctgggagtgctgggcCCTTTGGACCCTCAGTGGCTGGTGGACAACAACATCACAGGGTGCCCGCACCCGCACATCCCCTCGGACCACTTCTCGCTGCTGacgcagctggagctgcagccgccgctgctgccgctggtGAACGGTGTGCACCTGCCCTCCCGCAGGTAG
- the LOC129120210 gene encoding C-X-C motif chemokine 6-like translates to MAVWAALLLAVLLLSHRPGDTAILEANSNLSCRCLRSTRAFIPPESYSSIEVWPVGSSCRRPEVVIKLKSLKRVCVDPDTPWMRKLLQDLPHLRKKKAPR, encoded by the exons ATGGCTGTGTGGGCAGCCcttctgctggctgtgctgctgctgtcccaccgccctggggacacag CAATCCTGGAAGCCAACAGCAACCTGAGCTGCCGCTGCCTCAGGAGCACTCGAGCCTTCATCCCTCCCGAGAGTTACAGCAGCATTGAGGTGTGGCCCGTGGGGAGCAGCTGCCGGCGCCCCGAGGTGGT GATTAAGCTCAAGAGCCTGAAGAGGGTCTGTGTGGATCCTGACACGCCGTGGATGAGGAAACTCTTGCAGGACCTCCCTCACCT gaggaagaaaaaggctCCCCGCTGA
- the LOC129120410 gene encoding C-X-C motif chemokine 2-like, with protein sequence MAAPLLPWLLLLLLLLVSHSAHTAILEVNGNLSCRCAKTTLEYISPKKYESIEIRPVGSSCRRTEIIIKLRTSGKVCVNPEAPWVKKLLKRIAST encoded by the exons ATGGCAgcccccctgctcccctggctgctgctgctgctgctgctgctggtgtcccACTCTGCCCACACAG CCATCCTGGAGGTGAACGGGAACCTGAGCTGTAGGTGTGCCAAGACAACCTTGGAATACATCAGTCCCAAGAAGTACGAGAGCATTGAGATAAGGCccgtgggcagcagctgcaggcgcACGGAGATCAT CATTAAGTTAAGAACCTCAGGGAAGGTGTGTGTGAATCCCGAAGCCCCCTGGGTGAAGAAGCTGCTGAAGCGCATTGCCAGCACGTAA